From Portunus trituberculatus isolate SZX2019 chromosome 50, ASM1759143v1, whole genome shotgun sequence, the proteins below share one genomic window:
- the LOC123500096 gene encoding KRAB-A domain-containing protein 2-like, giving the protein MSESIELKFREELYSRYEKCRKYLIPKEEYFQIIEDIRTTSERKNTKSRHQYYLLSKYEVLQCGDIEKLIKKRQTPDETPVYYVSIEDTYDIVKRAHVATGHGGRDRMTRELQVKYANIQRDTVELFKSLCQECQKKRKRPMTKGVVVKPILTSEFSSRGQVDLIDMQSMSCRTYKWIMVYQDHLTKFCVLRPLKSKRAAEVAFQLADIFLLLGAPVILQSDNGSEFTAQIITELCSMWPELSIVHGKPRHPQSQGSVERANGDIKDMLVAWMADNNSTDWATGIKFVQFSKNSAYHAGIKRSPYAAMFGVNARVGLTSTSLPHEIISSLQSEQDLVTLLQERETDTNNPETESTVHEPVATEINEDEQEIDVNSQRIAASEPEQEQEHEPVSPHHSDLDQLQHSINSQRIAASESQKQQAERMVKRSRIELKVGEIGDNVALPIPLVDRGRGDPRNILGVIVSRSINDQYKVATKSGVLKGSYSRNQFDICPERLLREGDINSDTEISLREAVIKESDNGGQGFVKCSCNGKKKCQSN; this is encoded by the coding sequence ATGTCTGAAAGCATAGAGTTAAAATTTCGTGAAGAATTATATTCTAGGTATGAGAAGTGTCGCAAATATCTCATTCCGAAAGAAGAATATTTCCAAATTATTGAGGACATTCGTACAACTAGTGAAAGGAAGAACACTAAGAGTCGCCATCAATACTACCTTCTGAGTAAATATGAAGTGCTACAGTGTGGTGATATTGAGAAACTTATTAAGAAACGACAAACCCCAGATGAAACACCAGTGTACTATGTCTCCATTGAAGACACTTATGACATAGTTAAGAGGGCCCATGTTGCAACTGGGCACGGTGGTCGAGATAGAATGACTAGAGAACTCCAAGTGAAATACGCCAATATTCAGCGGGATACAGTTGAACTATTCAAATCGTTGTGTCAGGAAtgccagaaaaagagaaagcgaCCAATGACAAAGGGAGTTGTGGTTAAACCTATTCTGACTAGTGAATTTTCATCACGTGGGCAGGTAGATCTTATTGACATGCAGTCTATGTCGTGTAGAACTTACAAATGGATTATGGTTTACCAAGACCACTTAACAAAGTTTTGCGTTCTGCGTCCACTCAAATCAAAGCGTGCAGCTGAAGTAGCATTCCAACTAgctgatatttttcttctcttgggGGCTCCTGTAATTCTTCAATCAGACAATGGTTCTGAGTTTACTGCTCAGATCATTACTGAACTGTGTTCCATGTGGCCTGAATTATCCATCGTTCATGGTAAGCCAAGACACCCACAGAGTCAAGGCTCTGTGGAGAGAGCAAATGGTGACATAAAGGACATGCTTGTTGCTTGGATGGCTGATAATAACTCAACGGACTGGGCAACGGGCATAAAATTTGTTCAATTCTCCAAGAATTCTGCCTATCACGCAGGGATCAAGAGGAGTCCATATGCTGCAATGTTTGGTGTGAATGCCAGAGTCGGACTGACATCAACATCACTTCCACATGAAATCATCAGTTCCCTGCAGTCTGAACAAGACCTTGTAACCTTGCTTCAAGAAAGAGAAACTGATACCAACAATCCTGAAACAGAAAGTACAGTCCACGAACCAGTCGCAACCGAAATTAACGAGGATGAGCAAGAAATTGATGTCAACTCCCAACGTATAGCTGCCAGTGaaccagaacaagaacaagaacatgaacctGTATCCCCTCATCACTCTGATCTTGATCAACTGCAACACAGCATCAATTCCCAACGTATAGCTGCCAGCGAATCCCAGAAACAACAAGCGGAGCGTATGGTGAAGAGAAGCCGAATAGAGCTAAAAGTAGGTGAGATAGGAGACAACGTTGCTCTTCCCATTCCTTTAGTTGATCGAGGTCGTGGAGACCCAAGGAACATCTTAGGAGTTATAGTGAGTAGGAGCATAAACGATCAGTACAAAGTAGCTACCAAAAGTGGTGTTCTAAAAGGAAGCTATTCAAGGAATCAATTTGACATTTGTCCTGAAAGATTGCTGAGAGAGGGTGACATTAACAGTGATACAGAAATTTCTCTCCGAGAAGCCGTTATCAAAGAATCTGACAATGGAGGACAAGGTTTTGTTAAGTGTTCTtgtaatggtaaaaaaaaatgccaatcaAACTGA